In Rhodothermia bacterium, the sequence CGAGCGGGACGAAACCCGTTTAGATACCGATCCCCGCCCACCCTATCAAGCAGACATGACGCTTATTCTTTCTCCCGAAAAAAAAACAAAGGATGTATCACAATATCTATATGCCTTAAAGACACCGTCAGATACGCAGTGGGAAACAGAAGCCGAACCAAGTGAATTAGATGAAATACTAACAACAACTGACGCCGATTTATATCTTGATCTTAGCACAGAAAAGCGCATGGATGCCGAGAACCTCCTTCCTAAGCTGATCGAAAACCTACGCACAGAACCCACGCTCCGAAATATCCGAAAGGCAAATGCCGTCAACATTCCGGCCTATTCCTTAACCTTTAACCGTGATGCCCTACATCGGTTTGGCGTTTCTGCTTCAACACTTAGCAATTATTTAGAAGCCGCCGCTCGTGGACGCAAAACGACCGAATTGCGCAGCGTCAATGAATCCATCCCAATCGTCTTAAAAACATCCGATATAGATGGGATTGAAAAACTTTTGGCCAAAAAAATCCCTACTGCCACTGGCAGTCTGCTTCCAATCGGTACTTTTGTTCAGGCCAAGTATGTGGAACTTCCGGCAGCCCTCTTCAGGTATGATCAAGCAAATGTGGTAAGGATTCTCGCTGATGTTGCGCCGAACGCGGATCTTGGCAGTGCAACGGAAGCCATGCAAGCGATCATTAACAAAACCCTTCCACAGCAGATAAAAGCCGATATACATGGAGGTAACGAAGCCTTTCTATCGAGCCTGCAAGCGTTAATTTGGTCACTCTTGTTTTCTTTTTTATTGGTTTACCTAATATTGGTTGCGGAGTTTGAGAACCTTAAACAGCCGTTAATTATTATGGCCGTTGTACCTTTGGCAATTGGAGGCGTTGTTTTTACGCTCTGGGTCACAGGGATGACCATCAATTTAATGAGCCTCACGGGTTGTATTGTTTTAGTAGGCATTGTGGACAATGATGCCATCCTTAAAATTGACTTTATCAACCATGCCCGTCAACAAGGACACCAGATCAGAACTGCCATTTTACTCGCCGGACGATACCGCGCTCGGCCCATTGTGATCAATACCATCACAGCAGTATTGGGCATGTTGCCTTCTGCTTTCGACTTCGGGCAAGGTGTAGAATTGCGTATGCCGCTTGCCATCTCTATTGCGGGCGGATTGACAATCGCTACGGTTCTTACGCTCTTTGTGGTTCCGGTTCTGTATGAAAGTCTGACACGAGAAAACGAGTCAAAATCCTAAGAACAATGTAGATAATTTTTCAAGCCCTTTTAATACAGCTTTAGATCAAAGTATTCCCCGTAAAATGCTTTACTTTTTACCTAAATACCAACAAATTTAACATTTTATTTTTTATTATTATAAAGAATTTTTTTAGCAGATATTCTAAGTTTTTTTGTTGTTTTAATCCCTAATCATTAACCATTATGACAACGATTACAGTGGCTTTATTGCGCAAGGGCGATCAAATGAGATTTTTATTCTTAATCTCGAAATAAATAAATATATTAAACATCAATCAATAATACTTGGTTAATGATTTTTATTCTGCGAATAAACAGACAAATTATTTACCTGCTTTTTGCAATTTTAATGTTCAAATATTGCAGGTTAAAGGCAAAACATCTTGAATATGCAATCTTTTTTGCACCACTGGTATAACCGCCCGACCGCAGTCTTGTCTTGGTCGTTGGCCATCATTTTATGGGGATTATGGTCTATTACCCGCGTGCCCATCGAGTGGTTGCCTCAGGTAGAGCTGCCCGAATTACACATAAATGCCTCATGGCCGGGTGCCAATCCGAGTGCTGTCGAGCGATATGTGGCAGCGCCTTTGGAACGTACCGTCCAAGACATTGCCGGTACCACTTCGGTTAAGAGCGTCTCCCAAGAAGGGTCTTCTTTTCTTACCCTTACTCTCTCGGAGAATACCGACCCCACAATCTTTGCCGCAACCGTAAACGAGCGTATCGCCTTGATTCGTTCAAATCTCCCAGACCATGTTTATCCCTATCTATCCAAGGAAATTCCGGAAGAATTGCGCGATCAACAAGGGTTTATGACCCTGCAAGTCGTTGGCGACCTTTCCCCTGATGCACTCAGACAACTTGCGGAGGACAAAATTGCCCCCAAAATAAGATTGGTTACGGGCATCGGCAAGGTTGAGGTTACCGGTGGGACCCAGCGCGAGCTTTGCATCACTTTAGAACCTGCTAAATTGGCCATGTATAGAATTTCAGCCAATAGTATCAAACAAGCCATTAATGAAAGTTTAAATAATGAGGTTTTTGGACGATTACGCATAAAAGACCACGCCGTCCTATTGATGCGACCTGCCGAGCAATCGGTACAACGTATGGCAAACATTCCGATTTTGCCAGACCTCTCCTCGGCAGCATCCCGTAACCCCATCTTGTTGTCCGAGTTAGCAGCCTTCGATATACAGGATGCTCCAGTCGAAAGCATTAGCCGTATTGACGGGCAAAATGTTGTCACCCTACGGTTAGACAGAACCCATGGTTCACACCTGATTCAAACCGCCGATTTGGTACGTCAGTCCCTCGAAGCCCAGAAAAGAAATTTCCCCGAAAGCGTTCGGGTTTTGGTCGCCGACGACCGAAGCGAAAGTGTGCGCGAAGAATTGCGCAATCTGGCTTGGCAAGGAGGTATTGGGCTGCTTCTTGTGGTTTTGGTTTTGTTGTTTCTGCTAAAAAGCGTTCGGGTGGTTACCATTGTACTTTTCAGTGTCTTTTGGGCATTTTCCGTCTCTTTCTTATTGCTTACACCCCTTGGGATTACCCTAAATTTGGTCACTCTTGGCGGATTGGTTTTGGTTTTTGGGATGTTGGCAGACAATGCGGTGGTAGTGGTGGTAGAATGGGGGCATTTACGAAAGTCCCATGATCCCTTAGAAGTAACAGCGAAAGCGGTTCTCTCTACCGTTTGGATGCCCCTGCTTGGAGGAACACTAACGACCTGCGTGGTTTTATTACCCTTAGTTTATCTTAGTGATACGTTACAAAAGCTCTTCTTGCCAATGGGAGTCCTCATTGCGCTTACCCTTTTAGCCTCGCTGGTTTCTGCAACCCTCATTGTGCCAGTTCTCGGACGTTATTTACCCGAGGGCTTTACCCTTTCCTCGTCCCAAAAAGGTTCCATAATCCGAAAAATCAGCTTATTGCCTTACGGTTTATCGGGCAGATTCCCACGTTTCACGTTGTTACTCATTGCATTTGTGATTGGGGTTCCTACCTGGTTACTGCCCGATTCGCTTAAGATAGAAATGGATGCTTTGGCGAATGCACCAGACACCCGTTTACGTGTATTGTATAATAAAACCTTTGGCTCTGATGAAATCGTGGACTTACGCTATAACATTGAACCTTATATTGGTGGATTGTCACGTATTTTCTTCCAAGACACTCAATTTGGCGCATCGTGGAAGTACAAAGAAAGCCCTGAAGTTCATGTTTCCCTAGAATTTCCGCCCGGAAACCCCATTAGCCGCTCAGATTCCCTTATCCATCAATTTGAACAGATCGCTCTCGCAAGCAAATCCGTCAAACAGACTATGGTCAATGTCATGGAAAACAGTGCCCAATTAAACGTCAAATTCCATGAAAAATCGTTCCAAAC encodes:
- a CDS encoding efflux RND transporter permease subunit; translation: MQSFLHHWYNRPTAVLSWSLAIILWGLWSITRVPIEWLPQVELPELHINASWPGANPSAVERYVAAPLERTVQDIAGTTSVKSVSQEGSSFLTLTLSENTDPTIFAATVNERIALIRSNLPDHVYPYLSKEIPEELRDQQGFMTLQVVGDLSPDALRQLAEDKIAPKIRLVTGIGKVEVTGGTQRELCITLEPAKLAMYRISANSIKQAINESLNNEVFGRLRIKDHAVLLMRPAEQSVQRMANIPILPDLSSAASRNPILLSELAAFDIQDAPVESISRIDGQNVVTLRLDRTHGSHLIQTADLVRQSLEAQKRNFPESVRVLVADDRSESVREELRNLAWQGGIGLLLVVLVLLFLLKSVRVVTIVLFSVFWAFSVSFLLLTPLGITLNLVTLGGLVLVFGMLADNAVVVVVEWGHLRKSHDPLEVTAKAVLSTVWMPLLGGTLTTCVVLLPLVYLSDTLQKLFLPMGVLIALTLLASLVSATLIVPVLGRYLPEGFTLSSSQKGSIIRKISLLPYGLSGRFPRFTLLLIAFVIGVPTWLLPDSLKIEMDALANAPDTRLRVLYNKTFGSDEIVDLRYNIEPYIGGLSRIFFQDTQFGASWKYKESPEVHVSLEFPPGNPISRSDSLIHQFEQIALASKSVKQTMVNVMENSAQLNVKFHEKSFQTFEPLTIRQDLIQQAILLGGIGVGVSGLLPEGYYTDFSQNVSGLRLDVFGPNLDDLVELSKRFAERLKRNVRVAEVDIDAGNYGQKDKRQFIQYRWPPDAQIQTKTSVQTLTAALSPIFNARYPIAFADLNGDVRLPIRMVMGKLPETDIARLSEIPLPISSQKAIALGKTVAYTFETAPSDILRENQQYKRTIAVDYRGPYDLAYEFLTEEISTMPTPAGYRIEFNNNVFFTKEVTKSFGWAIFATIFLVYLVMVFVFESWTTPLMVLASIPTAFLGVAMAFIITEANFAEGAFIGAILLMGVAVNNGILLMATYVTLYRKHPARQRKKLLLLATRKRLRPMWATTLVAVVGMLPVLVAPETNDFWLGLSATMTGGLLSSTLLIPITLMALMRNEKNTVKQSRKGQRRFTAWNHLQRSKDQSM